A genomic segment from Montipora foliosa isolate CH-2021 chromosome 9, ASM3666993v2, whole genome shotgun sequence encodes:
- the LOC137970531 gene encoding uncharacterized protein codes for MVQQRHLRQLMDTSWKDHVSNFQVLDRAGMPSVEEMITTCQLRWTGHVTRMENSRLPKAVFYGELKEGSRKVGAPQLRYKDAFKRHLKNINELENWREKAEDRVTWRKVVAGAADAIRRRNVQLWAGKRMRRLEKTPTC; via the coding sequence ATGGTACAACAGAGACATCTCCGCCAACTAATGGACACCTCGTGGAAAGACCATGTATCTAATTTTCAAGTACTGGATAGGGCAGGAATGCCCAGTGTTGAAGAAATGATCACCACGTGTCAACTTAGATGGACGGGACATGTTACACGCATGGAGAACAGTAGACTACCAAAGGCCGTCTTCTATGGAGAACTAAAAGAAGGCTCAAGAAAAGTTGGGGCACCGCAACTACGCTACAAAGACGCGTTCAAGAGGCATCTGAAGAACATTAATGAGTTAGAAAACTGGAGGGAAAAGGCCGAAGATCGAGTGACCTGGCGGAAGGTGGTGGCTGGCGCTGCCGATGCCATCAGAAGAAGAAATGTACAGTTGTGGGCGGGCAAGAGAATGCGCAGGCTGGAGAAAACACCTACATGCTGA
- the LOC137970204 gene encoding hemagglutinin/amebocyte aggregation factor-like — translation MKGNKLAFFLLLVLAFEILFFTATEANPFWTRRRRRRRCSSSRPAGVAWVNGWQQYFNFKCQNNYSITGWRSIHRNCKEDRIHYFQCSYGPMNYQEKHCSHTANYVNAYDGDLSFKCSHNGFIAGVRSSYSSNHKDRKFSFRCCHKPGYCATTCKFTNLLNNWDQEINYSVPSGYYLVGAHSTHHNHYEDRRWKFEICSFTKSDHCTKK, via the exons ATGAAAGGAAACAAACTTGCTTTCTTTTTGCTGCTAGTGCTTGCGTTTGAGATTCTGTTTTTTACAGCTACTGAAGCTAACCCCTTTTGGACTCGTCGTCGACGTCGACGTCGATGCAGCTCGTCTCGCCCTGCAGGCGTTGCATGGGTCAACGGGTGGCAACAGTATTTCAATTTCAAGTGTCAAAACA ATTACTCTATAACAGGCTGGCGCAGCATCCACCGAAACTGCAAGGAAGATCGCATCCATTACTTTCAATGCTCGTATGGTCCGATGAACTACCAAGAGAAACACTGTTCTCACACAGCAAACTACGTAAACGCATATGATGGAGACCTGTCGTTCAAATGCTCTCACAATGGCTTTATCGCTGGGGTCAGAAGCTCCTACAGTAGCAACCATAAAGATCGCAA gtTTTCGTTTCGCTGTTGTCATAAGCCTGGTTATTGTGCAACTACCTGCAAATTCACGAACCTGCTGAACAACTGGGATCAAGAAATCAACTACAGTGTTCCTTCGGGCTATTACTTGGTGGGAGCTCACAGCACACATCATAATCACTATGA GGACCGGAGGTGGAAGTTTGAGATCTGCAGTTTTACCAAAAGTGACCATTGCACGAAAAAATGA
- the LOC137970203 gene encoding uncharacterized protein — MTGQIGYPLDVLYEINFDALENPTWRTQEGQMETVEGMISDIMKNHKRWKQEEDNHDKELVKKVKDKFLLEFITHVNREEEHGVSTVEETINILRPKVRPAHRLKRSQSIEERETMNLEKAYVYLLETTGEERPSDYGLLEVSLLEETHKIILHDIQPSKKNQTKPGQMSGERRVTEFKGETYEYPQHEDMKNEVNKLLDKYNILFDACSKHGLNEEKDYYNFFKLCAWLLFELLDLHPFSDGNGRLCRILGSYLLSSFTPFPTPIYNVWTKSSKDDYKQALVDARKKHNRQPRALATMIIECNWCGWRNFLKELDEGAQENISTGTDKGK; from the coding sequence ATGACTGGACAAATTGGTTATCCTCTTGATGTCTTGTATGAAATTAATTTCGACGCGTTAGAAAACCCAACATGGCGTACACAGGAAGGGCAAATGGAGACGGTTGAAGGAATGATTTCTGATATAATGAAGAATCATAAGAGGTGGAAGCAAGAAGAGGACAATCATGACAAGGAGCtggttaaaaaagtgaaagACAAGTTTTTACTCGAGTTTATCACTCATGTTAACAGAGAAGAAGAACATGGGGTCTCAACTGTTGAAGAAACCATTAATATTCTCAGACCTAAGGTTCGTCCTGCGCATCGCTTGAAACGTTCCCAATCAATCGAAGAAAGAGAGACTATGAATTTAGAAAAGGCTTATGTGTATTTGCTTGAGACAACAGGAGAAGAAAGGCCCAGTGATTATGGGCTCTTGGAAGTCAGCTTATTGGAAGAAACtcacaaaattattttacatgACATCCAGCCGTCAAAGAAGAATCAAACAAAGCCTGGGCAAATGAGTGGAGAAAGAAGAGTAACGGAATTTAAGGGAGAAACGTACGAATATCCACAGCACGAAGATATGAAAAACGAGGTTAATAAATTACTTgacaaatataatattttattcGATGCCTGCAGCAAACATGGACTAAACGAAGAAAAAGACTATTACAATTTCTTCAAATTATGTGCCTGGTTGCTTTTTGAACTTCTCGATCTGCATCCATTTTCAGATGGAAATGGTAGACTATGCCGTATCCTTGGCAGCTACTTGCTGTCGTCATTCACACCATTCCCAACACCCATTTATAATGTGTGGACCAAATCTAGTAAGGATGATTACAAACAAGCACTGGTGGATGCAAGGAAAAAACACAATAGACAACCGCGTGCCCTAGCAACCATGATCATTGAGTGCAACTGGTGTGGCTGGAGAAATTTCCTCAAAGAACTGGATGAAGGTGCACAGGAAAATATCTCAACAGGCACTGATAAGGGCAAGTAA
- the LOC137970532 gene encoding ribosomal L1 domain-containing protein 1-like yields MVDSRRKPVRESQLETKQVKLAIPALLKYVDTKKGKQLNLLNEHDNIQLIIALKKIPSRDKKPRKIPLPHSLHSDSTEVCLITKEESSVVKEMLKAKDVTVNKKLRKKYNMFEARRQLCSLYDIFICDERIYHLLPRALGKTFMSKKKLPVPVDLKKTNLKKEIAKVLQCSLLSFGFGPCSSIKVSQRDRRAEQAVGKTSLAQCAEID; encoded by the exons ATGGTGGACTCCAGAAGGAAACCAGTTCGTGAGAGCCAGTTGGAGACAAAACAG GTCAAACTTGCAATTCCAGCTCTTTTGAAGTATGTTGACACGAAAAAGGGGAAGCAATTGAACCTGTTAAATGAACATGACAATATTCAACTAATTATAGCGTTGAAGAAAATTCCTAGCCGAGACAAGAAACCGAGAAAAAT ACCATTGCCTCACTCGCTGCACTCCGACAGCACAGAAGTGTGTTTGATTACAAAAGAAGAGAGTTCTGTGGTGAAGGAAATGTTAAAAGCTAAAGATGTGACTGTTAACAAA AAGCTCCGGAAGAAGTATAACATGTTTGAAGCAAGGCGTCAACTTTGCTCCCTGTATGATATATTCATTTGTGATGAAAGAATCTACCATTTATTGCCCAGAGCTCTTGGGAAAACGTTCATGTCAAAGAAAAA GTTACCAGTTCCCGTTGATTTAAAGAAAACCAACTTAAAGAAGGAAATAGCAAAGGTTCTTCAGTGTTCTCTCTTGAGCTTCGGTTTTGGGCCTTGCAG TTCAATCAAGGTGTCTCAACGGGACAGACGAGCTGAACAAGCCGTGGGAAAAACGTCATTGGCGCAGTGCGCTGAAATAGATTAA